In the Pirellulales bacterium genome, one interval contains:
- a CDS encoding ABC transporter permease subunit yields MYVLENPVLQRELLVNLRTTRAFVLLFVYNALLGAVVVLAWPQDLQMDMTGKSKETQDLVDLFFLGQYVIASLMAPSFAAGTITGEKERKTYEMLLASPLKPAAIVVGKLFSSLAHLAILILSSLPIVMLCLPLGGVSIYEVLAAYLALVLSVVTFGMISVACSSYFQRTAASLVVSYLLILPLSIVGVLFWRAFQGSGEVRLFLAITFAPGMAAAICIALFAATSHRLLHPPDVGSEGNEVVDLDREATSTVGLVIQRDQFPDRLFAPAKRTTLLADGANPVYDKEMRSEIFAQGTLMLRLVIQVSMFLAIPLMAVCLYWHAAWSPIYIAYVVVFNMLVGPVFSAGSVTSERERQTLDLLLTTTISPWQILWGKLVSGLRVSSVLTSFLLWPVLLACLMVSYYWANLPSLVAYVVVIAMTCLTTATVAMFCSVLFRKTAHSLMTTYVIIIALFCLPLATRFFAETFFPKSNATTIVRSVSSTSPFAAAFAVPMRFDSNDMPDRAGDLPLYCSYLGFTSILIIALLLAMIWLFNTRWRVAE; encoded by the coding sequence ATGTACGTCCTCGAAAACCCCGTCCTGCAGCGCGAACTGCTCGTCAATCTGCGGACGACTCGGGCGTTTGTCTTGCTCTTTGTCTATAATGCGCTGCTGGGGGCGGTTGTCGTTTTGGCTTGGCCGCAGGATTTGCAAATGGACATGACGGGCAAGTCGAAAGAGACGCAAGATCTAGTCGATTTATTCTTCTTGGGACAATACGTCATCGCCTCGCTGATGGCGCCGAGCTTTGCGGCCGGGACCATCACCGGCGAAAAAGAACGCAAGACGTACGAAATGCTGTTGGCCAGTCCGCTCAAACCCGCGGCCATTGTCGTTGGCAAGTTGTTTTCGTCGCTTGCACATCTGGCGATTCTGATTCTCTCGTCACTGCCGATCGTGATGCTCTGCCTGCCGCTGGGCGGGGTCTCGATCTATGAAGTGCTCGCCGCCTATTTAGCACTGGTGCTGTCGGTCGTCACCTTTGGCATGATCAGCGTCGCATGTAGCAGCTATTTCCAGCGAACCGCGGCTTCGCTCGTCGTGTCGTATTTATTGATCCTGCCGCTGTCGATAGTTGGCGTGTTGTTTTGGCGCGCCTTTCAGGGATCGGGCGAAGTGCGATTGTTTCTGGCGATTACCTTTGCACCGGGAATGGCCGCGGCCATTTGCATTGCTCTGTTTGCCGCCACGTCGCACCGACTGTTGCATCCGCCCGATGTTGGCAGCGAAGGGAACGAAGTCGTGGACCTCGATCGAGAAGCCACAAGCACCGTGGGACTGGTGATTCAGCGCGATCAATTCCCAGACCGCCTGTTCGCCCCGGCCAAGCGGACGACGCTGCTGGCCGACGGGGCAAACCCGGTTTACGACAAGGAAATGCGGAGTGAGATTTTCGCCCAAGGCACCTTGATGTTGCGGCTGGTAATCCAAGTCAGCATGTTTCTGGCCATCCCGCTGATGGCTGTTTGTCTCTATTGGCATGCCGCCTGGTCGCCGATTTACATCGCGTATGTCGTGGTGTTCAACATGCTCGTCGGCCCGGTGTTTTCCGCCGGCAGCGTCACCAGCGAGCGCGAACGGCAAACGCTCGATTTGCTCCTGACGACAACGATTTCGCCGTGGCAGATTCTGTGGGGCAAACTGGTGTCCGGGCTGCGCGTCTCGAGCGTGCTGACCTCGTTTTTACTCTGGCCGGTGCTGCTGGCATGCTTGATGGTTTCCTATTACTGGGCCAACCTTCCATCGTTGGTAGCATACGTTGTCGTCATCGCCATGACGTGCCTCACCACGGCCACCGTTGCGATGTTTTGCTCGGTTCTGTTCCGCAAGACCGCGCACAGCCTGATGACGACCTATGTCATCATCATCGCGCTGTTTTGCTTGCCGCTGGCGACGAGATTTTTCGCCGAGACGTTCTTTCCGAAATCCAACGCCACGACGATCGTCCGCTCGGTGAGTTCGACCAGTCCATTCGCCGCCGCGTTTGCCGTGCCGATGAGATTCGACTCCAACGACATGCCCGATCGCGCTGGCGACTTGCCGCTCTATTGTTCCTACTTAGGGTTTACCAGCATACTGATTATCGCTCTGCTATTGGCGATGATCTGGCTGTTTAACACGCGTTGGCGCGTCGCCGAGTGA
- the nadB gene encoding L-aspartate oxidase produces the protein MDTASRYLVPFHPKRVPHHFADVLIVGGGLAGLRAANAIDPSLSVLVITKESLRQSNSTYAQGGIAGVLDPEDRFEDHIADTLAAGGKLCDRTVVETVVREAPQRIRELIAWGTHFDLEAGELALGREGGHSHDRIVHALGDATGKEVMRAVIEHTRTLANVQTWENTFTIDLLTDGGACCGALVWNAHHGKTMVWAKQTILCTGGCGQVFRETTNPEVATGDGLAVAWRAGAQVRDMEFMQFHPTVLYIAGSSRNLITEAMRGAGGRLIDRNGRRFMPDYDDRAELAPRDIVSRSIVSQMEKTRHPNVYLDMSHLDARMIRARFPGMAAICGEFGLDMTHDPIPVRPGAHYMIGGVTIDLEGRTTLPGLWAAGEVTSSGLHGANRLASNSLLEGLVFGVRAGQGAAAEAAKVPDSFLVRPLENLPRADQAEPLDLADIRNSLKALMWRSCGVRRDGGRLADAVDDIDRWCGYVLGRQFADPKGWELQNMLTVSRLMIRAALEREETRGVHLRTDFPNTDDDHWQRHLVFCKASAIFHDRQPTVATARSSDDDRV, from the coding sequence ATGGATACCGCCTCCCGCTATCTCGTTCCTTTTCACCCCAAACGCGTGCCGCATCATTTTGCGGACGTGCTGATTGTCGGCGGCGGTCTGGCCGGATTGCGGGCGGCCAATGCGATTGATCCGAGCCTGTCGGTCTTGGTGATCACGAAAGAATCGCTGCGGCAATCGAACAGTACTTACGCTCAGGGCGGCATCGCGGGAGTGCTCGATCCGGAGGATCGATTTGAAGATCACATTGCCGACACACTCGCGGCCGGCGGCAAGCTCTGCGATCGGACGGTCGTGGAGACGGTGGTGCGCGAGGCGCCACAGCGAATTCGCGAACTAATCGCGTGGGGAACCCACTTCGATCTCGAGGCGGGCGAACTGGCGCTGGGGCGCGAAGGGGGTCACAGCCACGATCGTATTGTCCACGCGTTGGGCGATGCCACCGGCAAAGAAGTGATGCGAGCCGTGATCGAGCACACTCGCACACTAGCGAACGTGCAAACTTGGGAGAACACCTTTACGATCGATCTGCTGACCGACGGGGGCGCATGTTGCGGCGCGCTGGTTTGGAATGCCCATCACGGCAAAACGATGGTCTGGGCCAAGCAGACGATTCTTTGCACCGGCGGCTGTGGGCAGGTTTTCCGAGAAACGACCAATCCCGAAGTCGCCACGGGCGATGGCTTGGCCGTGGCGTGGCGAGCAGGAGCCCAGGTGCGCGACATGGAATTCATGCAGTTCCATCCGACCGTGCTGTACATCGCCGGCAGCAGTCGCAACTTGATTACCGAAGCCATGCGCGGCGCCGGCGGGCGGTTGATCGACCGCAATGGCCGCCGCTTTATGCCGGACTATGACGATCGCGCCGAACTCGCCCCGCGCGACATCGTCAGCCGGAGCATTGTTTCGCAAATGGAAAAGACTCGACATCCGAACGTCTATCTCGACATGAGCCATCTCGATGCGCGGATGATCCGCGCTCGTTTTCCCGGCATGGCGGCGATTTGCGGCGAATTCGGGCTGGATATGACACACGACCCGATTCCGGTGCGACCGGGGGCGCATTACATGATTGGCGGCGTAACGATCGACTTGGAAGGACGCACCACGCTGCCGGGACTTTGGGCGGCGGGCGAAGTCACTTCCAGTGGATTGCATGGCGCCAATCGCTTGGCCTCCAACAGCCTGCTGGAAGGCCTGGTGTTCGGCGTGCGCGCCGGTCAAGGCGCAGCGGCCGAAGCCGCCAAAGTGCCCGATTCGTTTCTCGTGCGTCCGCTCGAAAATCTGCCGCGAGCGGATCAAGCGGAGCCGCTCGACCTAGCCGACATTCGCAATTCGCTGAAAGCGTTGATGTGGCGGTCCTGCGGCGTGCGCCGCGATGGAGGGCGATTGGCGGATGCGGTCGACGATATCGACCGCTGGTGCGGCTATGTGTTGGGGCGGCAATTTGCCGATCCCAAAGGCTGGGAATTGCAAAACATGCTGACGGTGTCGCGGCTGATGATCCGCGCCGCCTTGGAACGCGAAGAAACCCGCGGGGTACATCTGCGCACCGACTTTCCCAATACCGACGACGATCATTGGCAGCGACATTTGGTCTTTTGCAAAGCGTCTGCAATATTCCACGACCGGCAGCCAACCGTGGCAACGGCGCGGTCATCGGACGACGACCGAGTCTAG
- a CDS encoding HEAT repeat domain-containing protein — MVWHGAWTRRIILSIASSLAAYFTIGATIAIPVAHAADGDVKWIWTPSQPVDKHAPEGICYFRKSIPMGQPESGEIQITCDDAYELFVNSRKVGEGDNWRRLNSFDITKYLTPGRNTIAVKVTNKELGSAGLAARIVAKDVGGTHVAYSSDKSWRTSVQEFPQWTKHYFNDSQWLPAREIGPMGSTAPWLDEVQSAEGAPAGRFQTNQEFRVETVVSPADTGSLLAMTFNEFGEIYASREGDGGGILLIRDSDRDGTPDQAEQFGDQVKDVQGLLALNGQVFAVGKGSDGLGLYRLSDADSDGKADQVETLLKFTGEAAEHGPHAVTLGPDGLLYVMAGNHTQVDRSPTATSPKATDGTHTETDPASDVKTTELAEISVDSEDRESSGARDTSPLHHWYEGDLLTPKYEDPRGHAAGIKAPGGTVVRMNASGSFVELFAGGFRNAYDIAFNREGELFTYDSDMEWDVGLPWYRPTRAIHIVAGGEYGWRSGWSTWPEYFYDSLPSLAQTGRGSPTAVTVYDHLMFPIRYHDAVFVGDWAAGRIIALKVKSERGSYTADVETFATGKPLNVTDMEVGPDGGLYFCTGGRGTEGGIFRIVWKGKVPAAVTDLGQGIQQALRQPQLHSAYARQKIAAIKQKIGNTWDTELPRIASNGANRSTDRCRAIELMHLFGPFPDGEFLAKLGGDADAEVRSTAAYLMGIHPNDATRQKLTEMLADHNPRVQRVACEALVRAHQQPSIQELLPLLGSSHRHVAYAATRLLESLPADGYREAILNEQNQRAFLQGALALTTVDADRETCLAILNRCSSLMNGFIADPEFLDMLRLMQLALLRGQLKAEDVPELSTKIAIEYPTQNPLMNRELIRLVVSLQGNSAATRMMEQLSSDLPQEDKIQIALYARFMKGWTTTQKLELLKFYETARTLPGGHSFSGYIDNISRDFFVELNEEERGMVLADGAKWPSSALAVIAGLPPKLPPQTIQQIINLDHQMAGDDREAAKRLGIGVAAVLARSADPEAMAYLRQVYEKYPDRRNHIAISLTQTPVPDNWELLVRSLPILEGPLSQQVLLTLSRMEQKPDKAEPYRQAILGGLKLGDEGGQAAVKVLEKWSGKKFGEPGDQAASVLAAWQKWFVETYPNEPEPSLPVETSENRWTYDELMAYLGGPEASVGNSEIGEQVFAKAQCIQCHRYGQRGEGIGPELTTVSQRFQRKEILESILFPSQVISDQYASKTVQTTDGRVMTGLVSPQADGSMIILSSNGQKTTIKNNEVESISPSKKSAMPDGLLNHLTLEEIAHLFSYLNQPPNSHLTSRRGNSRQ; from the coding sequence ATGGTCTGGCATGGCGCATGGACGCGTCGAATCATACTCAGTATCGCATCATCGCTGGCCGCGTACTTTACAATTGGCGCGACCATTGCAATTCCCGTTGCGCATGCTGCGGACGGAGATGTCAAGTGGATTTGGACGCCCTCGCAGCCGGTCGATAAACACGCACCGGAGGGAATTTGTTACTTTCGCAAATCGATCCCGATGGGACAGCCCGAAAGTGGCGAAATACAAATCACCTGCGACGATGCCTATGAGCTGTTTGTCAATAGTCGCAAAGTGGGCGAGGGTGACAATTGGCGGCGGTTGAACTCCTTCGATATCACCAAATATCTTACGCCAGGCCGGAACACAATAGCGGTCAAGGTTACAAATAAGGAACTGGGCAGCGCAGGACTAGCCGCACGGATTGTCGCGAAAGATGTTGGCGGCACGCATGTGGCCTATTCCTCCGACAAATCCTGGCGAACAAGCGTCCAGGAGTTTCCCCAGTGGACGAAGCATTACTTTAACGATTCACAGTGGCTGCCGGCGCGCGAGATCGGCCCAATGGGTTCCACAGCGCCTTGGCTCGACGAGGTGCAATCCGCAGAAGGAGCGCCTGCTGGCCGGTTCCAGACGAATCAAGAATTTCGCGTCGAAACCGTCGTCTCACCAGCCGACACAGGTTCGCTGTTGGCGATGACCTTCAACGAATTTGGTGAGATCTACGCTTCGCGCGAAGGCGACGGTGGTGGAATCCTGCTGATTCGCGACTCCGATCGCGACGGGACACCCGACCAAGCCGAACAATTTGGCGACCAAGTGAAAGATGTGCAAGGACTGCTCGCGCTGAATGGTCAGGTGTTCGCGGTTGGTAAAGGAAGCGACGGATTGGGGCTATATCGGCTGAGCGACGCGGATAGTGACGGCAAGGCGGATCAAGTCGAAACACTGCTGAAGTTTACCGGCGAAGCGGCAGAGCATGGTCCTCATGCCGTCACGCTCGGTCCTGACGGCCTGCTGTACGTGATGGCGGGAAACCACACGCAGGTGGATCGGAGCCCAACGGCGACATCCCCAAAAGCTACCGACGGCACACATACGGAAACCGATCCGGCCTCAGATGTGAAGACAACCGAACTCGCTGAAATCTCCGTCGACTCAGAAGACCGCGAATCCAGCGGCGCCAGGGATACCAGTCCGCTGCATCATTGGTACGAAGGAGACTTGCTGACACCAAAATACGAAGACCCACGTGGCCATGCTGCGGGGATCAAGGCCCCCGGCGGAACCGTGGTTCGCATGAACGCCAGCGGTAGCTTCGTCGAGTTGTTTGCCGGCGGATTTCGCAATGCCTACGACATTGCTTTCAACCGCGAGGGAGAACTTTTCACCTACGATTCCGACATGGAATGGGACGTCGGTCTGCCCTGGTATCGGCCGACGCGGGCGATCCACATCGTTGCCGGCGGTGAGTACGGCTGGCGCAGCGGCTGGAGCACATGGCCGGAATATTTCTACGACAGTTTGCCGTCGCTGGCGCAAACCGGCCGCGGCTCGCCGACGGCCGTGACCGTGTACGACCACCTGATGTTTCCAATCCGCTATCACGACGCCGTGTTTGTCGGCGATTGGGCGGCAGGACGAATTATCGCGCTGAAAGTCAAATCGGAGCGAGGCAGCTACACGGCGGACGTGGAAACCTTTGCCACGGGCAAGCCACTGAACGTCACCGATATGGAAGTCGGCCCCGATGGTGGTCTGTACTTTTGCACTGGCGGCCGCGGAACCGAAGGCGGAATCTTCCGCATCGTTTGGAAAGGTAAAGTGCCTGCGGCAGTGACAGACCTCGGACAAGGCATTCAACAAGCACTTCGCCAGCCGCAGCTTCACAGTGCGTACGCACGACAGAAAATCGCCGCGATCAAGCAAAAGATCGGCAATACGTGGGACACGGAATTGCCGCGCATTGCTTCAAATGGTGCAAATAGGTCGACCGACCGTTGCCGTGCCATCGAATTGATGCACCTCTTCGGCCCATTTCCCGACGGCGAGTTCTTGGCAAAACTGGGTGGCGATGCTGACGCGGAAGTGCGCTCTACGGCGGCATACCTGATGGGGATTCATCCCAACGACGCCACGCGCCAGAAGCTCACCGAAATGCTCGCTGACCACAATCCGCGAGTGCAACGAGTGGCCTGCGAAGCGCTGGTGCGTGCCCATCAGCAACCATCGATCCAGGAATTGCTGCCGCTCCTTGGCAGTTCTCACCGGCACGTCGCCTATGCCGCCACACGTTTGCTGGAATCGCTTCCGGCGGACGGCTACCGCGAAGCAATTCTGAACGAACAAAATCAGCGTGCTTTCCTGCAGGGCGCACTCGCGTTAACCACTGTCGACGCCGATCGCGAAACGTGCTTGGCAATTCTCAACCGTTGCAGTTCGCTGATGAATGGCTTCATCGCTGATCCTGAATTTCTCGATATGCTCCGGTTGATGCAACTGGCTCTGCTGCGCGGCCAGTTGAAAGCCGAAGACGTGCCGGAGTTGAGCACAAAAATTGCGATCGAATATCCAACCCAGAATCCATTGATGAATCGCGAACTGATTCGCCTCGTCGTATCCTTGCAAGGCAATTCGGCCGCGACGCGGATGATGGAACAGCTCTCGTCCGACCTTCCTCAAGAAGACAAAATACAGATCGCTCTCTATGCGCGGTTTATGAAGGGGTGGACGACGACGCAAAAGCTTGAATTGCTCAAGTTCTACGAGACGGCTCGTACGCTGCCCGGTGGGCACAGCTTCAGTGGCTATATCGACAACATATCGCGCGATTTTTTTGTGGAATTGAATGAGGAAGAGCGTGGCATGGTGCTAGCCGACGGAGCAAAATGGCCCAGTTCGGCCCTGGCGGTAATCGCCGGCCTGCCGCCGAAGTTGCCGCCGCAGACGATCCAACAGATCATTAATCTCGATCACCAAATGGCGGGTGACGATCGCGAAGCGGCCAAACGTCTGGGCATCGGCGTGGCCGCCGTGCTAGCGCGATCGGCCGATCCGGAGGCAATGGCATACCTAAGGCAGGTGTACGAAAAATATCCCGACCGCCGCAACCACATCGCTATTTCGCTTACTCAGACGCCGGTCCCGGACAACTGGGAGTTGCTGGTCCGTTCGCTACCGATTCTCGAGGGTCCGCTGTCGCAACAGGTGCTGCTGACCCTGAGCCGGATGGAACAAAAACCGGACAAAGCCGAACCTTATCGCCAGGCAATCTTGGGTGGATTGAAGCTCGGCGACGAAGGGGGCCAAGCTGCAGTCAAGGTGCTAGAAAAGTGGTCTGGCAAGAAATTTGGCGAGCCGGGAGATCAGGCCGCAAGCGTGTTGGCCGCGTGGCAGAAATGGTTTGTGGAAACCTATCCGAACGAACCTGAGCCGTCGCTGCCGGTCGAGACATCTGAAAACCGGTGGACGTACGATGAGCTAATGGCCTATCTTGGCGGTCCTGAAGCGAGTGTCGGCAACTCCGAGATCGGCGAGCAAGTGTTCGCCAAAGCGCAGTGTATTCAATGTCATCGTTACGGCCAGAGAGGCGAGGGAATCGGTCCCGAACTCACCACGGTCAGCCAACGTTTTCAACGCAAAGAGATTTTGGAATCTATCTTGTTCCCTTCGCAGGTCATCTCCGATCAGTATGCAAGCAAGACGGTGCAAACCACCGATGGCCGAGTGATGACGGGATTGGTTTCGCCGCAAGCCGATGGCTCGATGATCATCTTAAGTTCCAACGGGCAAAAAACGACGATTAAGAATAACGAAGTGGAGTCGATTTCACCCAGTAAAAAATCGGCGATGCCTGATGGGTTGCTAAATCATCTGACGCTCGAAGAAATCGCCCACTTATTCTCGTACCTGAACCAGCCGCCAAATTCGCATTTAACTAGTCGGCGGGGTAATAGTAGGCAATAA